CGAGCCTTCCCGCTTGCAAGCGCCGCCCACCATCATGGATATGATGAACTCGTCCATGGCCGCCGGATCTCCGGCCGCGCCCTGGCCGCTGAAAATCATGGCCAGCTTGTACAGAATCTCCCATTTATCCAGTTCGTCCTCAGGCTTGGGGATGACCGGCGGGGAATAATTGGCGATATTATGGACGGACAGGCCGTAGAAGCCGAAATCGTATTGCCCGGTGGACAAAGGCCCTGTCGGGGGCAGAATCACGTTAGCGTGGCGTGTGGAAGCGGTGACGTACCAATCCACGGAGACCATGAAATCCAGATTCTCCAGGCATTTTTCCATGCGAGCCGCATTGGGCAGGGCGATGACCGGGTTGGACGCCACGGTGATGAGCGCCCGGATTTGCCCGTCGCCCGGGGTTTCCATCTCGTCGCACAAGGTGCAGACAGGGAGTTCGCCCATGACCTCGTGCAAACCTTTCACCCGGCTTTTCCAACGGCCCAGGCTCCACCCTTTGCCGCCCGCCTTGGTCTTTTTAGGCGCATGGGCGGGGGTGGCGAACATGGCGCCGCCTGGCTTGTCCAGGTTGCCGGTCAGCGCATTGACCACGTCCACCAGCCAACTGGTGAGCGCGCCGAAAGGAACCGTGCAGGTTCCCATGCGGCCGTAAACCACGGCGGATTCGGCGGCGGCCAATTCCCGGGTCAGGTTGCGGATTTGATCCGGCTCCAGGCCGGTGCGTTGGGAAACCGCCTCGGGCGTAAAAGACTGGCATAGAGCCCTGATTTCCTCTACGCCGTTTAAAACGTCGTCCAGGCCGCCCAGGTCAACCAGGTTTTCCTCAAACAAAACCCGGATCATGGCCATGAGCAAAAAGGCGTCTCCGCCGGGCTTAATGGCGAGATGCTCGTGGGCCAGTTCGGCCGTCCGGGTCTTGATGGGATCGACCACAATCAGACGCCCGCCCCTGTCCTTGATGGCGCGAAGCCTGCCGGGCCAGTTGGGCGCCGTGGCCAGGGAGCCGTTGGATTCCAAAGGATTGGCGCCTAATATCAGGAGAAAATGGGTGCGTTCAATGTCAGGGAGAGCAACGTTCGCCACGGACCCGAACATAAGCCCGCTGGAAACCTGCTTGGGTATCTGATCCACCGTGCTGGCGGAAAACATGTTCTTGCTGCCAATGGCTTTCAGCATGGGCCGCAAAGCCAAAATCCCGGCCATGGTATGCACGCAGGGGTTGCCAAGGTAGGCGCCCACGGCGTCGCGGCCGTATTTTTCCACCAGGGGCAAAAGCCCGGCTTCCACCGCTTCAAAAGCCTCGCGCCACGAAACCTCAACAAACTCGCCGTTCTTCTTCACCAAAGGACGGCGTAACCGATCGGGATCATTATGCAATTCATGCAATGCCGCGCCTTTTGGGCACAGGTATCCTTTGGAAAACACGTCCTCTTTGTCTCCGCGAACCTTGACGGCGACGCCGTCCTTCACATCGATCTCCAGCCCGCAAGTCGCCTCGCAGAGAGGGCACGTCCTGATAGCGGTGTATTCGCTCATGAAGCCTTCCTTTCCTTTGCCGCCTGCAATTCAGGTGCGTGTTTAACGCTGTTGCCGATTGCAGGCGAAATGCTTTGGGGGATTCTTATTAAGGCGTTTTTACGGCCCCGCCGCCGTCCAAACGATCTTAAGAGGGAAGGTGAATTATACTGAACGGTATATTTATGTCAACCGCATATTTCGGCCGACTAAGGACCTGTTCCATTTCAGCCGGATTTAAACCAATCCCCCGCCAGCCCGCTGAAATGATTTATAGCGTTGAGCTATACTATATAAAATTCTTAGTCAGGGGGGGGAAAAAGGTCAAGGCAAAATATTCATCAGCTATGCCGTCCCGACTTTGATTTGAAAGGAATATTTAAAAGGTCTTGAAATTACGCGGTATCGTAAGACGAATTCTTGAAGGCCTCTGCAATTCATAAAATCCGGCGTTATGATTCTAATTTACCAATCGAAGAGAACGGTAGTATTTCAACGAATCACCTCTTCCTGGCCGTTTTTTAGGCGGCAAAATTTTCATTTGCATAATCGGGAGCAAGTTTAGGCTAATATTCTGAAATCAAAGGAATATCAAGGGGAAGTCTGGACATTGAGCGTCAAAGGGGATATAGGGGGAAGATAAATCTTCATTTTTTTCTTCCAGGGGGCCTGCCATGAAGCCTGACAACGTCACAAGTAAAGGAGTGAATCGCCGTATTTTTCTGGCTGTCTGCTCGGGTTTGGGGCTTGCCTCCACTGGCCTGCCCGCTGCTTTGGCGGCAGTGGCTCCGGACGGAGAAGCCGTTACATTGCAAATGATGGAACAGGCCGAAGCCCTGGCCGGGCTATCCTTTACCCTGGAGGAGCGCCGTGAGATTGTTGAACGGCTGAGTTATCAAAAACAAATATTCAAAGCCCTCAGGGACTTGCGATTAGGCAACCAGACGCCCTCCCCCCTGCACTTCAATCCCCTGCCGGCAGGAAAGGGGCTTCCGGACATAAAATCGGGCGACTCCCCCGCCCCGGAGCCCCGGGTTGAGGGAGTAAAAAGCATTGAAGACGCGGCGTTTTTACCGGTAACTGAATTGTCAGCTCTGCTGGCGCAAAGGCAAATCACCTCCCTGGACCTTACCAGGATGTATCTGGCCCGCTTGAAAAAGTTCGATCCCGTCTTGAAATGCGTGGTAACCCTGACCGAGGATTTAGCCATAGAGCAGGCAAAGCGGGCGGACAGCGAAAGAGCCGCCGGAAAGCATCGAGGGCCTTTGCACGGCATTCCCTGGGGGGTGAAGGACTTGTTTGCAACCAAGGGGATTCCCACATCCTGGGGCATGGAGGCGTACAAGGATCGGATCATCGATGAAAACGCGGCTGCAGTGGAGCGGCTGGAAAAGGCGGGCGCCGTGCTTGCGGCCAAGCTGTCCCTGGGCGAGCTTGCAACGGGAGATCGGTGGTTCGGAGGCAGAACCCGCAATCCATGGAACCCGAAAACCGGCTCAGGAGGCTCCTCGGCCGGCTCGGCCAGCGCCGTTGCAGCCGGTCTGGTCGGGTTCGCCCTTGGCACGGAAACCAACAACTCCCTGGTGGGCCCGGCCATGGTTTGCGGCAATACGGGGCTGCGTCCCACATTCGGCAGGGTCAGCCGCTACGGCGTCATGACCGTGGCCTGGAGCTTCGACAAAATCGGGCCCTTGTGCCGCTCTGCGGAAGACTGCGCGTTGGTCCTGGACGCCATCGCAGGCCGTGACGACCGGGACCACTCCACGGTGGATCTGCCTTGCGGCTTTAATCGATACCCAGACGTCCGGCATATGAAAGTCGGTTACGTCAGGGAACTGCTCAGCATGCCTCCCCAGAATCAATACATGGCGGATATTTTAAACGCGCACAAGACCGCTCTGAAGGCCATTGGGGATTTGGGGGCTCAACTGGTCCCCCTGCCGCCATTCGAACCAGGGACGTTTGATAAACTGGTGTATTCCGCATCCATATGCATGGCGGTGGAAGCCGCGGCAGCCCACGAGGATTTGATGCAGGATCTTGGCCCCGAGGCCTTTAAGCACAGCAACTGGCCGGAACGGCTTCGGGCGGCCCGGTTCATCCCTGCCGTGGAATACGTCCAGGCCAGCCGGGCCAGGTCCGTCCTCATGCAGATGGTGGAGGACAAAATGGGCGATGTGGACGTGTTGCTGGGCAGGTTGACTGTTTCCTCCTTGCAAGGCAATTTAACCGGTCATCCCGAACTGGTCATGCCTTACGGCCTGAACGCCCAAGGCCTGCCTGTGAGCATCATCCTGACCGGAAACCTGCACGAAGAATCCAAGCTCATCGCCTTGGGCCGGGCGCTTCAGAATAAAACCGGGCATTACTTAAGGCAGCCGCCGAACTTCACATAACCGTTAACCAAAGAAAGGTAGGAACAATATCCATGCCAAATGACACTACGCGAAAAGGGAGATGGGTTAAAATTGACCCCAGGGTTTTTGTTTTGGATGTCTGCATTTTTCAAGGCCCCATGACCCAGGCATTCATGGAAAAGAATCCGTCCATTTGCCGCACCATTGAAATTCGCGGCGACCAGACTTTGGAAGAATTGCACATAGCCATTTTCAAGGCATTCAACCGCAAGGAAGAGCATATGTACGAGTTCCAACTTAACGGAGAAGGGCCGATGGACCCCAAAGCCGACAGATATGTCCTGCCCACGGAGCACGACATAGACTGTGGAGGCGGAAAACCGGCCGGAACCGTCCTCCAAACCGTTGGCTCCCTGGACTTGAAAAAGGATGACATTTTTGGCTATTGGTTCGATTTCGGAGACGACTGGTTTCATCAAATCAATGTCCAGGAAATCAAACCCAAGCCGGGTCGGGGAAAATATCCAAGAATTACGGACCGGATCGGGGCAAGCCCGCCCCAGTACGCGGATTGGGATTAGGCGGGTTGATGCGGCGGAAAAGATGTTTTTTAAGGAACAAAAATGGCGAAAAAGAAAAAGCAGGAAATAGACGCCCTGTCGGTGCTTTTGGATGGCGCATCCAGGGAAATCATGACGGAACTGATCCATAATCTGGCAGCGGGTAACTCCACAGTAAAACGCCAATGCCTGGAATTCCTTGAGTCCAAAATTCCGGCGTCGCCGGAGATCCATGCAAAGAGCCAGGGAGATATCGTCATGGGGCTTTGGATGGAGGTGGAATTCGACATTCATGAATTGGATGAATACGGAGGCGGGGAATACAGGCAGGAGGAACGCGTTTGGGGGCTGCTGGGCGATATCATCAATCATTTAAAAAAAAAGGATGTGGATGCGGACAGCCGCAGCGAGCTTATAGCGGAAATCCTCCCCTATATCGAAAACGGAAATTCAGGGCTGGAGGATCTGCTTGACGAGGTGGCGGAAGCCGCTTGCTATGACGACGGCGACTGGAGAAACCTGGCTCATGAGTTTGAAAAAATGAACAGTTCCTGGAGAAAACACTGCGCACGAAGTATTTATCGTTCCATAGGAGACAGGGACAAATACCTGGAACTCAGGCTGTCTGACATGCACTATGGCTCCGACTACTATGACCTGACTGCCTACTACTGGAAGATGGGAGAAAAGGAAAAAGCCATCCAAACCTGTGAGGAGGGGTTGCGCAGGGCACAGGGAAGAATGGACGAGTTACAGAAATTCTCGGCCGAGCGCGCCCTGGAAGCCGGAGACCGGAAAAAATACCTGGCGATTCATTTTGACCTTGCCGTGCAATGCATTACGTTGGAAACATACCGGAAATTCAAAAAGAAGTGTACAAAGGAAGAGTGGGCGGAGTATGAAAAACAATTCCTCAAAAAGCTGAAATCCGCGGAAAAATCCAATCAACTGGAAATATATCTGCATCGCAAGGAATACGACAAGGCCATAGGCCTGTTTAAGCAAATGAAATACCCGTTGGGCTGGGATTTTGGAACCGCCGTTGAAGCCGCCAAGGAACTGAAAACTCTTTACCCGGAGGAGGTTCTACGATTCTATCTTTCCGGCCTGGAAGACTTGAACAGCAATCACCCCCGAAAAATCTACGCGGCAAAAGCCCGGCTAATGGCCAAGGTGCGGCAGGTGCTGCTGGACGTCATCAAGGACAAAGCCCGTTGGATGGAATTTGCATGCAAGGTAAAAAAGGATAATGTTCGCCGTCCCGCTTTCCAGGAAGAATTCGCCCATGCGATTCCGGATTGGAACAAACTGGAAGCCTGAGTAGTAAATCCTGGGCGGAAGCCAGCGAGGAGCATCAACTGCTGTACTCGGACAAAGCCGCTGATCTACAATATTAACGGTTTCTTTACCTAAGGGAGCTTTCGGAGCATTTAACCCTTTATGGAATCAATGGGAAACGATGCCAAGAATTGCCAGGGCTTCCTCCAAACCCAGCATGGCGTCTCCATTCACGTCCACATTCAGGTCAATGGCGTCCTCTTGCTGAAATCCGGATAACATCCGTAAAACAAGGATGGCGTCCGTAAGGTTGGTTCGGCCGTCGGAATTGACGTCGCAGGACCCCGAATTGGAGCTTAGGGTAATGCTCACTTCGGAGGAAGCCGGAACAAAAGCCTCTACATACACTGTTTTTACGGCCCCTGCTATGGCCGCCTGGGAGATGATTCCATAGGACGTTTGAATTTCCACGGCGTTAGCGGGCGTTCGGAATTTAATCAGGCAGTGCTCCAAATCCAGGGACAGGTTATTGTCTATGATCGCGGTGTTGGAGTATTTGGTCCCGTCGTTAGGCTGGGAATAGGACAAAGTAAGATTTTGGCCGGCGCTTCCGGCCTGGCATGTATCCTGGGGCGTCAATACTCCGTCTTGCACTTTGATCAGTCTATAGGATCTTTCGCCGTCGCACACTTTGGCGGTAGCCAGGTTAAAAGGCCTGGCCGATGCGCTTCCGCTGTCGGCATGGATGTGACCCCACAACGCGCCGTCCACGCCCAGGACTTCAAGATTTAGCTGGTTGGAAAAGTCATAATGATAAAACAGGACTTTGCTGCTTTCGGAGGTTCCGCACTCCGTAATCAGCCAGTTCATCTGGGGGATTGTAAAGCTGAAATCGCCGAAAACGTCCGGCTGAAAGTTTTCGTAGTTTTCATAGGCTTCCAGGCCGATGAACTTCACGCCATTGTATACAAACGAATAGTTTTGCGTGCGATAGGGATACAAGCCGTTGGGATTTTTCAGGATGTCCCACCCGAAAAAGTCGTACCAGTTGTTGCGGGCGGTTCCGTCGGGCGGCGGTGTGGCGTCCCATCCTCCGATGTCGTTGCTGCCGGGAACCAGGTAAATGGGAACGTTCAGCAGTTGCATGGCGTTTTTGGCAGCAGAAAAATAGCCAATGTTCAGATAGTCCTCCAACTCGCCTTCATTGATGACGTCCCCGGTATGGAGCACGAACTTCGGGTTGATGATGTTGATATCGTCAATCACGGCGAAAAAGTCGCCCAACTCACTCATGTCGTTGATGTATCCGCTTTCGTAGGAATACCGGTGCGTGGTCAGGTGGGTGTCGGTTATCTGAATGAAATACCACGAGTCGTCCGTTTCAGGCTCAATTCGGACCGCGTTGACCGCCGTGTCCGCCTCGATTCCATTGGCCAGCACAACCAAGTCGAACAATTCATAAAAATCCGGAATCGGCGCCTGCACGTTCAGAATATGCCATTCCGTCGTTTCGTCATAAGCGCTTTGCGTAACAGGCAGGTCGATAGAGTACTCTTCGTATTGCAAAAAGGCCTGCCAGCCCGTGGTTTCCTCGGGCGCAGACGCCCAAATCTCAAAAACCTGCCCTGGATTGCATAATTGAGGGATGGAGTGGATGGGGCGTTGAATGACGGTCAGTTTGTCTCCCTGGACGAAATCCCCCTTTCTCTCCATGGAACTGGCCGGATCTTCCTCGGAAAATTCCCCAGCCATAGAAACGCCGTACGAATTCAAAAAAAATACAGCGAGTAGCAAGCACAAAAATTTTCCGGCAAAACAACGCATGAAACAATATTTCTCTCGATAAGCATGGGAACCAAAGTCATGATTGAACCGACGGTCAATACTTAAGTATAGCACGGTGTTTTTTACAAGGAGTATATTTTTCGTTTGAATTTAGTTAGGGAGTTCAATCGCCGGCATATTTGTATAATCATTCAAAATTCCAAAATGTTACAGATAAGTAAACTATGGAGTATATTTTTTTGTTTATGCGGACTTGCCAAGCTGGAAATCCTGGCTATTTTGTACATGTGCGCTTTGGGGAGGGAGGCGCGCAAACGGCGTCTGCCAATAAAAACAACCCAATTAGACAGGAGTTTAAACTATGTACGCACTGGCCGTTAACGGAAGCCCGAGAAGAAACGGAAACACGGAGACTCTTTTAAAACACGCCCTGGCTCCCATAGAAGCCGCAGGATGGGAGACGGAGTTGCTTCAACTGGGCGGGAGGCCTATCCGGGGCTGCATGGCCTGTGAAAAATGCGGTCAAAGGCAAAATCTTCGTTGTGTTTTCGAGGACGATGTATTCAATGATATCTTTGAAAAAATGATTAAAGCCGACGCCATTATTTTGGGCTCTCCCACCTACTTCACGGACGTTTCCGCTGAAATGAAAGCCCTGATCGACCGTTCGGGTTACGTGGCCCTGGCCAACGGCGGCGCGTTCGCCGGAAAGATCGGCGCGGCGGTCGTCGCCGTCAGAAGAGCGGGCGCGGTGCACGTGTACGACACCATCAACCATATGTTTCTCATGAACCGCATGATCGTTCCCGGCTCCATTTATTGGAACCTGGGCGTGGGCCTGGAAAAAGGCGATGTGAAGTCCGACGAGGAAGGCCTTTTGAACATGAAAAACCTGGGTGAAACCATAGCCTGGCTGGGCGCGGCCATGAAGCCTAATTTGGAGGGTTTTCCCAAGTTTTAGAAGGATTAAATACCCATTGTTGGGTTTCGCGGATAGGGATAAGGCTTTTAAAAAAGACAAAGCCACGGTCTGCCCTGCTGAACTTACAAAAATCTTTCCATGCTCTGCCCAACCTACGATTTCTTAAAAAAGTCAGTAGGTTGGGTTGAGCTTGCGAAACCCAACAATAGAAAACCTTGAGCGAATCAAGCTATACGGCCTTTTTTTCTCCTACGAATTTTTTCGATTTCTTCCAAAGCTGGATGAACATTTCCCGCTTGTATTTGCCGGTTCCCCAACTCCAAAATTTTCAATAAGGCCAGAGTTTCTTGTTTTTGCTCATGTCTTTCCGCGTCCCGCTTCCTCGCCTTAAGTCCGTCATCCTTTAAGGACATCTAATCCTCCCTTGCCACCCCCGGCTCCAGTTCGATGGCCAGGGACTCCAGGATGCGGGAGACAGCGCCGTAATAGGCGATGGTCAGGGTCAGTTCCACGGCGACGCGGTCGCCAAACAGGTCCTTGATCTTTTGAAATTTCTCTTCAGAGGCCCGGATGTTCAAGTTTACGTCGTCAGTGTAATCCAGGACGGCCTTTTCCTCTTCCGTGAAGATTGCGGCGTTTTTCCAATCCTTGACCGCTTGGATTTGCTCGTCCGACACCCCCACTTTTTTGCCGATGCGCACATGCTGGGTGAATTCATAATGAGCCTTGTTGACGTAGCCGATGCGGAGGATGGCAAGCTCCCTCAAAATGGGATCCAAATCGCCTTTGGTTAAAATAGCGGTGCCCAAACGCAAAAAATCCCGGCCCATTTTGGGGCTGTGAGCCACGGCCTTAAACAGGTTGAGGACGGGAAAACCGCCTTTTTCGGTTCTCTCGTAGAGTTCCTGCATGATGGGGTCTGCCTGGTCTTTTTCCAACAGGGGAATGCGGGCCATGGGTCCTCCTTATAATTTTGAATTTGGAAATTCTGCTAAAAATGCGTCCAGCCGGTGGATTTGGGATTCCAGGCTGAGCCGTCGGCATCCAGGATGCGAACCTTGGGGTCGCCCTCTTCCATCCGGCCGATGATGGTCATGGAAAAACCGGCCTTGGTCAAAACTTTTTGGACGGCCGGCTGATTTTCTTCGGAAAATGTGAATAGCAGCTCGTAGTCCTCGCCGCCGAACATGGCGAATTCCCATGGATTTTTGCCGGCCGCCTTTCCGACTTCCTTGCAGGCCTGGGACAAAGGAACCTTCTCCGCCCACAAGACGGCGCCCAGCTTGGACTCCTCGCAAATATGGCCCAGATCCTGGGCGGCGCCGTCGCTAACGTCCAAGGCGGCGGTGATCAGGCCCGATGCGGAGAGCGCGCGCCCCAAATCCACTCTGGGGTTTGGAGTAAAGTGGGCTTTAAGGACCGACGCACGAACCTTTTCGTCCACCCGAACCTCGGGCGCCAGAAGCAGGGCCAGGCCTGCGGCGGAGTCGCCCAAAGGGCCGCTGACGGCAGCCAGGTCTCCGGGCTTGGCATTGGACCGGTAAAGCGCCCTGCCCTTTTCCACCTGTCCTAAAAGGGTGATGTCTATAAAGATGCGTTCCGGGCAATGAGCCATGTTTCCGCCGATAATGGAAGCGCCAAAGCGGTCGCATTCCTGTTTGAATCCTTGATACAAACCATCCACAAAGGAAACCGGCGTGGTTTTGGGCATACCCAAGGAAACGAGCATGAAGGTGGGTTGGGCGCCCATGGCGGCGATGTCGCTGATGTTGATGGCGGCGGCTTTGCGGCCAATTTGATCCGGAGTCATGGACTCAGGGAGGAAATGCACGCCCTCCACCTGGGCGTCGCAGGTGATGACAATCTCCCAGCCGGGAGGCCCTTCAAACACGGCGGCGTCGTCGCCTATGCCTTTAACAAGCCCGGCGGCCGGAGTTTTAAGATGTTCGGCGATGCGATGAATCAAGCCAAACTCGCCCAATTGGGATATGTCCATGATGCGCCTCCTGGATTTATGAATCAGGAAACTTCTCTCACTCTGCCGCCCTTTTCGATTTGCTCGGCGTTGAGATTGTACAGGGCGTCATAAAACGCGACCTTAAAGCTGGCGGGCCCTTTGGCCTGGGGCGCTGCGATTTCCGCGGCCAGGCCGTAGCACATGAGCGCACAGGCCGCGGCGGTGACCGGAATTCTTTCCACGGCGGAAAAAGCCGCAACCGCCGTGGTGGAGCTGCATCCAGTGCCGGTCAGGGTGGTCAGCCATTCATGGCCGTTGTCCACCAGCACGGTTCGGGTTCCATCGGAGATGACGTCTTCCTTGCCTGTGATGGAAACCGTGCAATTCTGCTTGGCGGCCAAAGCCTTGGCGACATCCACGGCGTCTCCGCCGGCGGACACAGACTCCACGCCTTTAACCTCGCCGCCCAGGCCGGCCAGGATGGAAACTTCGCCCAGGTTGCCGCGAATTACGGAAACGGAAAGCTCTTCCAATAAACGGTGGCAGGTTTCGGTGCGGTACGAGGTGGCGCCGGCGCCTACAGGATCCAGGATAATGGGAATGCCCTTGTCGTTGGCGGTCTTTCCGGCTTTGAACATCGCCTCGATCCAATGTTTGGACAACGTGCCGATATTTATAACCAAAGCGCCGGCGATAGAAGTCATTTCCTCCATTTCCTCCACAGCGTGGGCCATGACGGGAAGCGCGCCGATGTGCAGGGTCACGTTGGCGGTGTCGTTCATCACCACCAGATTGGTGATGTGATGAACCAAAGGCTTGGAATTCCGGATCATGTCGAGAATTTTAGCGCCGTGAGCGTTCCAGTTCATATTTTCTCCTTTGGAAGATAAATGATTATCTGGCAAGGGCCATAAGGCGGTAAACGATCATGCC
The sequence above is drawn from the Desulfatibacillum aliphaticivorans DSM 15576 genome and encodes:
- a CDS encoding molybdopterin-dependent oxidoreductase yields the protein MSEYTAIRTCPLCEATCGLEIDVKDGVAVKVRGDKEDVFSKGYLCPKGAALHELHNDPDRLRRPLVKKNGEFVEVSWREAFEAVEAGLLPLVEKYGRDAVGAYLGNPCVHTMAGILALRPMLKAIGSKNMFSASTVDQIPKQVSSGLMFGSVANVALPDIERTHFLLILGANPLESNGSLATAPNWPGRLRAIKDRGGRLIVVDPIKTRTAELAHEHLAIKPGGDAFLLMAMIRVLFEENLVDLGGLDDVLNGVEEIRALCQSFTPEAVSQRTGLEPDQIRNLTRELAAAESAVVYGRMGTCTVPFGALTSWLVDVVNALTGNLDKPGGAMFATPAHAPKKTKAGGKGWSLGRWKSRVKGLHEVMGELPVCTLCDEMETPGDGQIRALITVASNPVIALPNAARMEKCLENLDFMVSVDWYVTASTRHANVILPPTGPLSTGQYDFGFYGLSVHNIANYSPPVIPKPEDELDKWEILYKLAMIFSGQGAAGDPAAMDEFIISMMVGGACKREGSPLFGKQDEILQALSQYKGMERMLDFMLRTGCHGEGFGLNPKGLSLKTLLDNPHGLDLGHLEPRLPGILKTPSAKVELAPEVLVKDVERLEQALASPQDDMVLVGRRHIRTNNSWLPNIPSLLKGPPRSVLQVNPQDADRLGLKQGGMAEIESRVGKLTVPVEITENLRQGVVSLPHGWGHDLPGVRMKAARAYGGINSNFLTDDQAFDPVSNNSVLNGIPVEVRALD
- a CDS encoding amidase is translated as MKPDNVTSKGVNRRIFLAVCSGLGLASTGLPAALAAVAPDGEAVTLQMMEQAEALAGLSFTLEERREIVERLSYQKQIFKALRDLRLGNQTPSPLHFNPLPAGKGLPDIKSGDSPAPEPRVEGVKSIEDAAFLPVTELSALLAQRQITSLDLTRMYLARLKKFDPVLKCVVTLTEDLAIEQAKRADSERAAGKHRGPLHGIPWGVKDLFATKGIPTSWGMEAYKDRIIDENAAAVERLEKAGAVLAAKLSLGELATGDRWFGGRTRNPWNPKTGSGGSSAGSASAVAAGLVGFALGTETNNSLVGPAMVCGNTGLRPTFGRVSRYGVMTVAWSFDKIGPLCRSAEDCALVLDAIAGRDDRDHSTVDLPCGFNRYPDVRHMKVGYVRELLSMPPQNQYMADILNAHKTALKAIGDLGAQLVPLPPFEPGTFDKLVYSASICMAVEAAAAHEDLMQDLGPEAFKHSNWPERLRAARFIPAVEYVQASRARSVLMQMVEDKMGDVDVLLGRLTVSSLQGNLTGHPELVMPYGLNAQGLPVSIILTGNLHEESKLIALGRALQNKTGHYLRQPPNFT
- a CDS encoding IS1096 element passenger TnpR family protein, which codes for MPNDTTRKGRWVKIDPRVFVLDVCIFQGPMTQAFMEKNPSICRTIEIRGDQTLEELHIAIFKAFNRKEEHMYEFQLNGEGPMDPKADRYVLPTEHDIDCGGGKPAGTVLQTVGSLDLKKDDIFGYWFDFGDDWFHQINVQEIKPKPGRGKYPRITDRIGASPPQYADWD
- a CDS encoding metallophosphoesterase, whose translation is MAGEFSEEDPASSMERKGDFVQGDKLTVIQRPIHSIPQLCNPGQVFEIWASAPEETTGWQAFLQYEEYSIDLPVTQSAYDETTEWHILNVQAPIPDFYELFDLVVLANGIEADTAVNAVRIEPETDDSWYFIQITDTHLTTHRYSYESGYINDMSELGDFFAVIDDINIINPKFVLHTGDVINEGELEDYLNIGYFSAAKNAMQLLNVPIYLVPGSNDIGGWDATPPPDGTARNNWYDFFGWDILKNPNGLYPYRTQNYSFVYNGVKFIGLEAYENYENFQPDVFGDFSFTIPQMNWLITECGTSESSKVLFYHYDFSNQLNLEVLGVDGALWGHIHADSGSASARPFNLATAKVCDGERSYRLIKVQDGVLTPQDTCQAGSAGQNLTLSYSQPNDGTKYSNTAIIDNNLSLDLEHCLIKFRTPANAVEIQTSYGIISQAAIAGAVKTVYVEAFVPASSEVSITLSSNSGSCDVNSDGRTNLTDAILVLRMLSGFQQEDAIDLNVDVNGDAMLGLEEALAILGIVSH
- a CDS encoding flavodoxin family protein — its product is MYALAVNGSPRRNGNTETLLKHALAPIEAAGWETELLQLGGRPIRGCMACEKCGQRQNLRCVFEDDVFNDIFEKMIKADAIILGSPTYFTDVSAEMKALIDRSGYVALANGGAFAGKIGAAVVAVRRAGAVHVYDTINHMFLMNRMIVPGSIYWNLGVGLEKGDVKSDEEGLLNMKNLGETIAWLGAAMKPNLEGFPKF
- a CDS encoding carboxymuconolactone decarboxylase family protein, producing MARIPLLEKDQADPIMQELYERTEKGGFPVLNLFKAVAHSPKMGRDFLRLGTAILTKGDLDPILRELAILRIGYVNKAHYEFTQHVRIGKKVGVSDEQIQAVKDWKNAAIFTEEEKAVLDYTDDVNLNIRASEEKFQKIKDLFGDRVAVELTLTIAYYGAVSRILESLAIELEPGVARED
- the thiL gene encoding thiamine-phosphate kinase, giving the protein MDISQLGEFGLIHRIAEHLKTPAAGLVKGIGDDAAVFEGPPGWEIVITCDAQVEGVHFLPESMTPDQIGRKAAAINISDIAAMGAQPTFMLVSLGMPKTTPVSFVDGLYQGFKQECDRFGASIIGGNMAHCPERIFIDITLLGQVEKGRALYRSNAKPGDLAAVSGPLGDSAAGLALLLAPEVRVDEKVRASVLKAHFTPNPRVDLGRALSASGLITAALDVSDGAAQDLGHICEESKLGAVLWAEKVPLSQACKEVGKAAGKNPWEFAMFGGEDYELLFTFSEENQPAVQKVLTKAGFSMTIIGRMEEGDPKVRILDADGSAWNPKSTGWTHF
- the thiM gene encoding hydroxyethylthiazole kinase; the protein is MNWNAHGAKILDMIRNSKPLVHHITNLVVMNDTANVTLHIGALPVMAHAVEEMEEMTSIAGALVINIGTLSKHWIEAMFKAGKTANDKGIPIILDPVGAGATSYRTETCHRLLEELSVSVIRGNLGEVSILAGLGGEVKGVESVSAGGDAVDVAKALAAKQNCTVSITGKEDVISDGTRTVLVDNGHEWLTTLTGTGCSSTTAVAAFSAVERIPVTAAACALMCYGLAAEIAAPQAKGPASFKVAFYDALYNLNAEQIEKGGRVREVS